In Sesamum indicum cultivar Zhongzhi No. 13 unplaced genomic scaffold, S_indicum_v1.0 scaffold00188, whole genome shotgun sequence, one genomic interval encodes:
- the LOC105179674 gene encoding LOW QUALITY PROTEIN: vesicle-associated membrane protein 727 (The sequence of the model RefSeq protein was modified relative to this genomic sequence to represent the inferred CDS: deleted 2 bases in 1 codon) has product MSPKGLIYSFVAKGTVVLAEHTPYSGNFSTIAVQCLQKLPSNSSKYTYSCDGHTFNFLLDDGFVFLVVADESMGRSVPFVFLERVKDDFKQRYGDSIKRDGPHPLADDDDEDDDVFXXXXSIIAYNLDREFGPRLKEHMQYCMNHPEEMNKLSKLKAQITEVKGIMMDNIEKVLDRGEKIELLVDKTENLQFQADSFQRQGRQLRRKMWLQNLHMKLMVGGAVLILICLIWFMFR; this is encoded by the exons ATGAGTCCAAAAGGCTTGATTTATAGCTTCGTCGCAAAAGGGACTGTTGTGCTGGCAGAGCACACCCCTTATTCTGGAAACTTCAGCACGATTGCTGTCCAGTGCTTGCAAAAGCTTCCTAGTAACAGCAGCAAGTACACGTACTCGTGTGATGGCCACACTTTCAATTTCCTCCTCGATGATGGATTTG TGTTCCTTGTTGTTGCAGATGAATCAATGGGAAGAAGCGTACCTTTTGTATTTCTTGAGAGAGTGAAGGACGACTTCAAACAACGTTATGGTGATAGCATCAAGAGGGATGGTCCACACCCTCTAGCTGATGATGacgatgaagatgatgatgtaTTTGANNNNNNNNNNAGCATT ATTGCATACAATCTTGATCGAGAATTTGG ACCGAGGCTTAAGGAGCACATGCAGTATTGTATGAATCATCCAGAGGAAATGAATAAGCTGTCCAAACTGAAGGCTCAAATAACAGAGGTCAAAGGGATAATGATGGACAACATTGAGAAG GTTTTGGATCGTGGCGAGAAAATTGAATTGCTGGTAGATAAAACAGAGAACCTGCAATTCCAG GCTGACAGCTTCCAAAGGCAAGGAAGGCAGCTACGTCGGAAGATGTGGTTGCAGAATCTTCACATGAAGCTGATGGTTGGAGGAGCTGTACTCATTCTAATCTGCCTCATCTGGTTTATGTTTCGTTGA
- the LOC105179673 gene encoding ABC transporter G family member 1-like, protein MSRVVADHTSSPSPVRDSVPFYDRREVAAEMSRADACISPTLGQLLKRVGDVRKEVTGDETPVHQVLDVSDTSSVEPRSLPFVLSFTHITYSVKVRRKVSLTNFFRRQPAADPDSGETLFSATKTILNDISGEARDGEIMAVMGASGSGKSTLIDALANRMAKGSLKGSISLNGEQLESRLLKVISAYVMQDDLLFPMLTVEETLMFAAEFRLPRTLSKSKKKLRVQALIDQLGLRNAAKTVIGDEGHRGVSGGERRRVSIGIDIIHDPILLFLDEPTSGLDSTSAFMVVKVLQRIAQSGSIVIMSIHQPSYRILGLLDRMIFLSRGHTVYSGPPSNLPVFFSDFGHPIPDNENRTEFALDLIRELEGSPGGTKSLVEFNKSWQALKRGNQMNSESPANILNLSLKEAISASISKGKLVSGATATNGANSPTSMVPTFANPSWIEMAVLSKRSFTNSRRMPELFGVRLGAVMVTGFILATMFWRLDNSPKGIQERLGFFAFAMSTTFYTCADALPVFLQERYIFMRETAYNAYRRSSYVLSHSLVSLPSLLFLSLAFAATTFWAVGLDGSFFFYFLIIFASFWAGSSFVTFLSGVVPHVMLGYTIVVAILAYFLLFSGFFINRDRIPPYWIWFHYISLVKYPYEAVLQNEFEDPVKCFVRGVQIFDNTPLGAVPNALKVKLLDSLSNSLGMKITSTTCVTTGADILQQQGITDLSKWSCLWVTVAWGFFFRILFYLSLLVGSKNKRR, encoded by the coding sequence ATGTCGAGAGTAGTAGCAGACCATACGTCATCCCCGTCGCCAGTTCGGGATAGCGTTCCCTTTTACGACCGGAGAGAAGTGGCGGCGGAGATGTCACGGGCTGACGCGTGCATTTCTCCGACCCTTGGCCAGCTCCTGAAACGCGTTGGAGATGTGCGGAAGGAAGTCACTGGAGACGAGACTCCGGTGCACCAAGTGCTGGACGTGAGCGATACCAGCAGCGTTGAGCCCCGTTCCCTCCCTTTTGTTCTCTCCTTCACCCATATCACTTACAGTGTTAAAGTTCGCCGCAAAGTTAGTCTCACCAACTTCTTCCGACGACAGCCGGCCGCGGATCCGGATTCTGGTGAAACTCTTTTCTCGGCAACAAAAACAATTCTCAATGACATCTCAGGCGAGGCGCGGGACGGTGAGATCATGGCGGTTATGGGTGCGTCTGGCTCTGGGAAATCCACTCTGATTGACGCTCTGGCCAATCGTATGGCGAAAGGAAGCTTAAAGGGCTCCATCAGTCTCAACGGCGAGCAGTTGGAATCGAGGTTACTTAAGGTGATTTCCGCATATGTGATGCAAGACGATCTGTTATTCCCCATGCTCACTGTGGAAGAAACCTTGATGTTTGCGGCGGAGTTTAGGCTGCCGAGAACCCTCTCCAAGTCCAAGAAGAAACTCCGAGTTCAAGCCCTGATCGATCAACTTGGGCTACGTAACGCCGCCAAGACCGTGATTGGTGATGAGGGACATCGCGGTGTCTCCGGCGGCGAGCGTCGGCGCGTTTCAATCGGAATCGACATAATTCACGATCCAATCCTCTTGTTTCTGGATGAACCCACCTCGGGCCTGGATTCCACCAGCGCTTTCATGGTGGTGAAGGTACTGCAGAGAATCGCGCAGAGCGGAAGTATTGTTATCATGTCCATCCACCAGCCGAGTTATCGGATTCTTGGATTGTTGGATCGGATGATTTTCCTATCGCGTGGGCATACAGTTTATAGTGGCCCTCCTTCAAATTTGCCAGTGTTTTTCTCCGACTTCGGGCACCCGATTCCAGATAACGAGAATCGGACTGAGTTTGCTCTCGATCTGATTCGGGAACTGGAGGGCTCACCCGGTGGAACTAAAAGCCTGGTAGAATTCAACAAGTCTTGGCAGGCGTTAAAGAGAGGCAATCAAATGAATTCTGAATCCCCAGCAAATATTCTAAATTTGTCACTGAAAGAGGCAATAAGTGCCAGCATTTCAAAAGGAAAGCTAGTTTCTGGTGCTACTGCTACAAATGGTGCCAACAGCCCTACATCAATGGTTCCCACATTTGCAAATCCTTCATGGATTGAAATGGCCGTACTGTCAAAAAGATCATTCACCAATTCCCGGCGTATGCCAGAGCTTTTCGGGGTCCGCCTGGGTGCAGTCATGGTGACCGGGTTTATCTTAGCTACCATGTTCTGGAGGCTCGATAACTCGCCCAAAGGGATTCAGGAAAGGCTCGGATTCTTTGCATTTGCCATGTCCACAACATTCTACACTTGCGCTGATGCCTTGCCGGTTTTCCTCCAAGAAAGGTACATTTTCATGAGGGAAACTGCTTATAATGCTTACAGAAGATCGTCTTATGTTCTGTCACATTCATTAGTGTCACTTCCATCCCTCTTATTCCTATCACTTGCATTCGCTGCCACCACCTTCTGGGCAGTGGGCCTCGACGGTAGCTTCTTCTTTTACTTCTTAATCATCTTCGCTTCTTTCTGGGCGGGGAGTTCTTTCGTGACATTCCTCTCAGGAGTTGTGCCTCACGTCATGCTCGGATACACCATCGTGGTAGCTATTCTGGCCTACTTCTTGCTCTTCAGCGGCTTCTTCATCAACCGAGACCGCATCCCGCCTTACTGGATTTGGTTCCACTACATATCCCTCGTAAAGTATCCATACGAGGCTGTGCTGCAGAACGAGTTCGAGGATCCGGTGAAGTGCTTCGTGCGCGGGGTTCAAATTTTCGACAACACCCCATTGGGTGCAGTTCCAAATGCATTGAAGGTTAAACTTCTGGACAGCCTGAGCAATTCCTTGGGTATGAAGATCACCAGCACAACTTGCGTGACCACAGGAGCGGATATACTGCAGCAGCAAGGGATCACTGATCTCAGCAAGTGGAGTTGCTTGTGGGTGACTGTTGCGTGGGGCTTTTTCTTCAGAATTCTCTTCTACTTGTCCCTGCTGGTGGGCAGCAAGAACAAGAGGAGGTAA